One Leopardus geoffroyi isolate Oge1 chromosome C1, O.geoffroyi_Oge1_pat1.0, whole genome shotgun sequence DNA segment encodes these proteins:
- the AGO4 gene encoding protein argonaute-4, which yields MEALGPGPPSSLFQPPRRPGLGTVGKPIRLLANHFQVQIPKIDVYHYDVDIKPEKRPRRVNREVVDTMVRHFKMQIFGDRQPGYDGKRNMYTAHPLPIGRDRVDMEVTLPGEGKDQTFKVSVQWVSVVSLQLLLEALAGHLNEVPDDSVQALDVITRHLPSMRYTPVGRSFFSPPEGYYHPLGGGREVWFGFHQSVRPAMWNMMLNIDVSATAFYRAQPIIEFMCEVLDIQNINEQTKPLTDSQRVKFTKEIRGLKVEVTHCGQMKRKYRVCNVTRRPASHQTFPLQLENGQAMECTVAQYFKQKYSLQLKYPHLPCLQVGQEQKHTYLPLEVCNIVAGQRCIKKLTDNQTSTMIKATARSAPDRQEEISRLVKSNSMVGGPDPYLKEFGIVVHNEMTELTGRVLPAPMLQYGGRNKTVATPNQGVWDMRGKQFYAGIEIKVWAVACFAPQKQCREDLLKSFTDQLRKISKDAGMPIQGQPCFCKYAQGADSVEPMFKHLKMTYVGLQLIVVILPGKTPVYAEVKRVGDTLLGMATQCVQVKNVVKTSPQTLSNLCLKINAKLGGINNVLVPHQRPSVFQQPVIFLGADVTHPPAGDGKKPSIAAVVGSMDGHPSRYCATVRVQTSRQEISQELLYSQEVIQDLTNMVRELLIQFYKSTRFKPTRIIYYRGGVSEGQMKQVAWPELIAIRKACISLEEDYRPGITYIVVQKRHHTRLFCADKTERVGKSGNVPAGTTVDSTITHPSEFDFYLCSHAGIQGTSRPSHYQVLWDDNCFTADELQLLTYQLCHTYVRCTRSVSIPAPAYYARLVAFRARYHLVDKDHDSAEGSHVSGQSNGRDPQALAKAVQIHHDTQHTMYFA from the exons AGAGGTAGTAGACACAATGGTACGGCACTTCAAGATGCAAATATTTGGTGATCGGCAGCCTGGCTATGATGGCAAAAGAAATATGTACACGGCACACCCACTGCCAATTGGACGGGATAGG gttgATATGGAAGTGACACTTCCAGGTGAGGGTAAAGACCAAACCTTTAAAGTGTCTGTTCAATGGGTATCAGTTGTGAGCCTTCAGTTGCTTTTAGAAGCTTTGGCTGGGCACTTGAACGAAGTCCCAGATGACTCAGTACAAGCACTTGATGTTATTACAAGGCACCTTCCCTCCATGAG GTACACTCCAGTGGGTCGTTCTTTTTTCTCACCTCCTGAAGGTTATTACCACCctctgggagggggcagagaggttTGGTTTGGCTTTCACCAGTCTGTGAGACCCGCTATGTGGAATATGATGCTCAATATTGATG TATCTGCAACTGCTTTCTACCGGGCTCAGCCTATCATTGAGTTCATGTGTGAGGTTTTAGACATTCAGAACATCAATGAACAGACCAAACCTCTAACAGATTCCCAGCGTGTCAAGTTTACCAAAGAAATCAGAG gtCTTAAAGTTGAGGTGACCCACTGTGGACAGATGAAACGAAAATACCGAGTTTGTAATGTGACTAGACGGCCAGCTAGTCATCAAAC TTTTCCTTTACAGCTAGAAAATGGTCAAGCTATGGAATGTACAGTAGCCCAGTATTTTAAGCAGAAGTATAGTCTGCAGCTGAAAtatccccacctcccctgcctccaaGTGGGACAAGAACAAAAACATACATACTTGCCACTTGAG GTCTGCAATATTGTGGCAGGACAGCGATGTATAAAGAAGCTCACGGACAATCAGACTTCCACAATGATCAAAGCGACAGCAAGATCTGCACCTGACAGACAGGAAGAAATCAGTAGACTG GTGAAGAGTAACAGTATGGTGGGTGGACCGGATCCATACCTTAAAGAATTTGGCATTGTTGTCCACAATGAAATGACAGAGCTCACAGGCAGGGTACTTCCAGCACCAATGCTGCAGTATGGAGGCCGg aataaaacgGTAGCCACACCCAACCAGGGTGTCTGGGACATGCGAGGAAAGCAGTTTTATGCTGGCATTGAAATTAAAGTTTGGGCAGTTGCTTGTTTTGCGCCTCAGAAACAATGTAGGGAAGATTTACTAAA GAGTTTCACTGACCAGCTCCGTAAAATCTCTAAGGATGCAGGGATGCCCATCCAGGGCCAGCCATGTTTCTGCAAGTACGCACAGGGtgcggacagcgtggagcccatgTTTAAACACCTGAAAATGACATATGTGGGCCTACAGCTCATAGTGGTTATCTTGCCTGGGAAGACACCAGTGTATG CGGAGGTGAAACGTGTTGGAGATACCCTTCTGGGTATGGCCACACAGTGTGTCCAGGTAAAAAATGTGGTGAAGACCTCACCCCAAACCCTTTCCAACCTTTGCCTGAAGATAAATGCAAAGCTTGGAGGAATTAACAATGTGCTTGTACCTCATCAAAG GCCCTCGGTGTTCCAGCAGCCTGTCATCTTCCTGGGAGCCGATGTCACGCACCCCCCAGCAGGGGATGGGAAGAAGCCTTCCATTGCTGCTGTCGTTGGCAGTATGGATGGGCACCCCAGCCGGTACTGTGCCACCGTTCGGGTGCAGACCTCCCGCCAGGAGATCTCCCAGGAGCTCCTCTATAGTCAGGAGGTAATTCAGGACCTTACTAACATGGTTCGAGAGCTGCTGATCCAGTTCTACAAATCCACACGCTTCAAACCCACTCGGATCATCTATTACCGTGGAGGGGTATCCGAGGGACAAATGAAACAG GTAGCTTGGCCAGAGCTAATAGCAATTCGGAAGGCATGTATTAGCTTGGAAGAAGATTATCGGCCAGGAATAACCTATATTGTGGTGCAGAAAAGACATCACACACGACTCTTCTGTGCAGATAAAACAGAAAGG gTGGGGAAAAGTGGCAATGTACCAGCAGGCACTACAGTGGATAGCACCATCACACATCCATCTGAGTTTGACTTTTACCTCTGTAGTCATGCAGGAATTCAG GGAACCAGCCGTCCTTCCCATTACCAGGTCTTATGGGATGACAACTGCTTCACCGCAGATGAGCTCCAACTACTAACTTACCAGCTATGTCACACCTATGTGCGATGCACACGCTCCGTCTCCATTCCAGCTCCCGCATATTATGCCCGGCTTGTAGCATTCCGGGCAAGGTATCATCTGGTGGATAAGGATCATGACAG CGCGGAAGGCAGTCATGTGTCAGGACAGAGCAATGGCCGGGATCCTCAGGCCTTGGCCAAGGCTGTGCAGATTCACCACGATACCCAGCACACAATGTATTTTGCCTGA